From Enhydrobacter sp., the proteins below share one genomic window:
- a CDS encoding NAD(P)/FAD-dependent oxidoreductase, whose protein sequence is MRDRNEPDYEAIVIGAGVAGIYQIKRLADLGVRATVLEAAPDLGGTWYWNRYPGARFDSESYTYGYSFSKELLNEWHWKERFSGQPENLRYLNYVAEKFDLRKYMQFNAKVEAAHYDEAHNLWRLKIADGREVTCRFVIMALGLLSIPTLPRFEGMDSFKGHSFHTFYWPHEPVELAGKRVAVIGTGATGIQVIAEIADKVGELTVFQRRPNWSAPLNNRPVSEAEMADIRARYDEIFATCARTPGGFEHEPDRRGFYEVSREERLKLWDRLYDQPGFAIWLRNFREIFTNEEANAEFSEHIADRIRRRVKDPLVAEKLIPRDHGFGVQRVPMETHYFEAYNRPNVNLVDISETPIVRVTETGLRTTERDYDFDIIVYATGFDAITGAFDHIDIRGVDGETLCDKWKDGPSTFLGMLIHGFPNLVMPAGPQSGSASTNYPRGIETGVNWCTDLLEYMWEHGYMRAEATREAEQSWTAHVTQMYATMLMRKAKSWFTGYNSNVPGHEHGRIRYFVYNGGAPKYVARITEVAQNGYEGIVLTSGAPSSSGALLPRGGNVAS, encoded by the coding sequence ATGAGGGACAGGAACGAACCGGACTATGAGGCTATCGTCATCGGTGCTGGCGTGGCCGGCATCTATCAGATCAAGCGGCTGGCCGACCTCGGGGTGCGCGCAACGGTGCTCGAGGCCGCGCCGGATCTCGGCGGGACGTGGTACTGGAACCGGTATCCCGGTGCCCGCTTCGACTCGGAGAGCTACACTTATGGCTACTCGTTCTCGAAGGAATTGCTGAACGAGTGGCACTGGAAGGAGCGGTTCTCGGGCCAGCCGGAGAATCTGCGCTATCTGAACTATGTCGCGGAAAAGTTCGACCTGCGCAAATACATGCAGTTCAACGCGAAGGTGGAGGCGGCGCACTACGACGAGGCGCACAATCTCTGGCGGCTGAAAATCGCGGACGGACGTGAAGTCACCTGCCGGTTCGTGATCATGGCGCTGGGCCTGCTGTCGATTCCGACCCTGCCGCGATTCGAGGGCATGGACAGCTTCAAGGGCCACTCGTTCCACACGTTCTACTGGCCGCACGAACCGGTCGAGCTGGCCGGCAAGAGGGTCGCCGTCATCGGCACCGGCGCAACGGGCATTCAGGTGATCGCCGAAATCGCCGACAAGGTCGGCGAACTGACGGTCTTCCAGCGACGGCCCAACTGGAGCGCCCCGCTGAACAACAGGCCAGTCTCCGAAGCAGAGATGGCCGATATCCGCGCGCGCTATGACGAGATTTTCGCGACCTGCGCGCGCACCCCGGGCGGCTTCGAGCACGAGCCGGACCGGCGCGGCTTCTACGAGGTCTCGCGCGAGGAGCGGCTGAAGCTTTGGGACCGGCTCTACGACCAACCCGGCTTCGCGATCTGGCTGCGGAATTTCCGCGAGATCTTCACCAACGAGGAAGCGAACGCGGAGTTCTCCGAACATATCGCGGACCGCATCCGCAGGCGGGTGAAGGACCCCCTGGTCGCGGAGAAGCTGATCCCCCGGGATCACGGCTTTGGTGTCCAGCGGGTCCCGATGGAGACCCATTACTTTGAGGCCTACAACCGGCCCAACGTGAATCTCGTCGACATCAGCGAGACGCCGATCGTGCGCGTGACCGAGACCGGCCTGCGCACCACCGAGCGCGACTACGACTTCGACATCATCGTCTACGCCACGGGCTTCGATGCGATCACCGGTGCCTTCGATCACATCGACATCCGGGGTGTCGATGGCGAGACGCTGTGCGATAAGTGGAAGGACGGACCGTCGACGTTTCTCGGGATGCTCATCCACGGCTTCCCGAACCTTGTGATGCCGGCCGGGCCGCAGAGCGGCTCCGCCTCGACCAACTATCCGCGTGGCATCGAGACTGGCGTCAACTGGTGCACCGACCTGCTCGAGTACATGTGGGAGCACGGCTACATGCGCGCCGAGGCGACGCGCGAGGCGGAACAAAGCTGGACCGCCCACGTCACGCAGATGTACGCGACGATGCTGATGCGGAAAGCCAAGTCCTGGTTCACCGGCTACAACTCGAACGTTCCCGGCCACGAGCACGGCAGGATCCGCTACTTCGTCTACAACGGTGGCGCTCCGAAGTACGTGGCCCGCATCACCGAAGTCGCGCAGAATGGGTATGAGGGGATCGTCCTCACCTCCGGGGCCCCATCCTCGTCCGGCGCGTTGCTACCAAGGGGCGGCAACGTGGCGAGCTAA
- the panC gene encoding pantoate--beta-alanine ligase → MKALTVVRTVADLRRAVGEFRAAGRTIGMIPTMGALHAGHTSLVQGALDRGDVPVASIFVNPTQFGPNEDFAAYPRDEAGDFAKLEAAGCRIAYAPGVGEMYAGPQLTTVTVADLTDGLCGPFRPGHFQGVATVVCKLLMMAMPDRGYFGEKDYQQLQVLKRMARDLAMPIEIVGMPTIREPDGLAMSSRNRYLSPQEHKIAIAMYRELTALAAKVRDGRTPCANAAAESTHALCAAGFDKVEYFDVVDAESLAPIERVAGQARIAAAARLGRTRLIDNVAV, encoded by the coding sequence ATGAAAGCTCTCACTGTCGTGCGGACCGTTGCGGATCTGCGCCGCGCGGTCGGCGAGTTCCGGGCCGCCGGCCGCACCATCGGCATGATCCCGACCATGGGCGCGCTGCACGCGGGCCATACCAGCCTGGTGCAGGGTGCGCTCGATCGCGGCGACGTGCCGGTTGCCTCGATCTTCGTCAATCCGACGCAGTTCGGACCGAACGAGGATTTCGCCGCCTATCCGCGCGACGAAGCGGGCGACTTCGCCAAGCTCGAGGCGGCGGGCTGCCGCATCGCCTATGCGCCTGGTGTGGGGGAGATGTACGCTGGCCCGCAGCTCACGACGGTGACGGTGGCCGACCTGACCGACGGGCTGTGCGGGCCCTTCAGGCCCGGCCACTTCCAGGGCGTCGCCACGGTCGTATGCAAGCTCCTGATGATGGCCATGCCCGACCGCGGCTATTTCGGCGAGAAGGACTATCAGCAGCTCCAGGTGCTGAAGCGCATGGCGCGCGACCTTGCCATGCCCATCGAGATCGTGGGGATGCCGACTATCCGCGAGCCCGATGGGCTCGCCATGTCGTCGCGCAACCGCTACCTCTCGCCCCAAGAACACAAGATCGCCATTGCGATGTATCGCGAGCTCACCGCGCTCGCGGCCAAAGTACGGGACGGCCGCACGCCGTGCGCCAACGCGGCCGCGGAGTCGACGCACGCGCTGTGTGCCGCGGGTTTCGACAAGGTCGAGTACTTCGATGTCGTCGATGCTGAGAGCCTCGCGCCGATCGAACGTGTCGCCGGCCAGGCGCGGATTGCAGCGGCGGCCCGACTTGGCCGCACGCGGCTGATCGACAACGTCGCGGTTTGA